The Mangrovimonas cancribranchiae nucleotide sequence GGCCCTTTTATTACCACTAGTAACGATATTTTTGGCATTCTTATTTATTTTACCATTGCCAAACTTATCTTAGGTATTTAATTTAGGCGTTCCCCTATTGGGGTCGCGCTTTTGCCAGTCGCTTTTTTTATAAAAAAAGAGCTCCAACAATGGCGCAATCGCTAACGCAAAACTTTGTAATTTTACAGTAAAACAAAATAATGCGCATTCTACATCTCGACACCAATCACCCATTGTTAATCAAACAACTTACCGATTTTGGTTTTACAAACGATAAAGATTATACCTCATCAAAATCTGAAATTGAAACCAAAATCCATCAATACGACGGTTTGATTATTAGAAGTCGTTTTACCATAGACCAACAGTTTTTAGATGCAGCAACCAACTTAAAATTTATTGGTCGCGTAGGTGCCGGATTAGAAAATATTGATTGTGATTATGCACAAAAACAAGGCATATATTTAATTTCTGCACCAGAAGGCAATCGTAACGCCGTTGGCGAACACGCTTTAGGAATGTTATTATCACTGTTCAATAAACTCAATAAAGCTGATAACGAAGTACGAAACGGCAAATGGCTACGAGAAGACAATCGCGGTGTTGAGCTTGATGGCAAAACCATAGGATTAATTGGTTATGGTAATATGGGTAAAGCCTTTGCCAAAAAATTGCGTGGCTTTGATGTG carries:
- a CDS encoding 2-hydroxyacid dehydrogenase is translated as MRILHLDTNHPLLIKQLTDFGFTNDKDYTSSKSEIETKIHQYDGLIIRSRFTIDQQFLDAATNLKFIGRVGAGLENIDCDYAQKQGIYLISAPEGNRNAVGEHALGMLLSLFNKLNKADNEVRNGKWLREDNRGVELDGKTIGLIGYGNMGKAFAKKLRGFDVEVLCYDIKSNVGDANCKQVTLEELQQKADVLSLHTPQTPLTINMVDNTFINNFAKPFWLINTARGKSVVTQALVDALKSGKILGAGLDVLEYEKASFESLFSSEIPEAFQYLIQAENVLLTPHVAGWTIESKKKLAQTIVDKIKAKFVIYNS